Sequence from the Nitrospinaceae bacterium genome:
TCTCAATCCTGTCCAATTTCTTCTTCAGGGGTTCGCCGCGCCCGTTGCGCCGTCACCCGCTGGCTGTTTCGGTAAAACAAAATCCCCCGGTATTCCCTCATTAAGAGAGGTGTGTTGGTTCCCTAAAATCCCCCCAACCCCCTTTTGTAAAGGGGGAGAAGCTATCCCCAGCCCCGGTGATATTTCACATTTATCTTCATGCCCGGTACGGGTATGTGGTATCCCCCTCCAAAGCCTTCATGCCCGGTACGGGTACTCCCCTTGGAGGGGCGAGGGATTCATCCAATCGATCCCGTCTAATTCCTTCCTCAATAAAGGGGGCAAGTCTTGACTTAGGACAACCGGAATCATTAATGACTTGTTCTCACTCTCCTTCGAATTTCCCACCGCGATATGACCCGCCATTCATAACAGCAACCACTCTCGACACCTGGGTTGCATTGATTTATTAGCTGCCAAAACAGGCGCCCTGCTTTTAAAATATTTCGGCCCAGCTATATTTTTGGATTTTAAATATTTGATTTTTATAGGTAAATTGTATATATTGGGTTTTTGAAAAATTTGCCTGACTGGGAATGTAAGATGAAAATTAAATATTTAGGGTTAATAGTTTTACTCCTTGTGGGTTGCGCGCAATCCAGTGGTGTGTTGAAGATAGGACCGGACACTTATACGGTTTCCGTGGATGTCCATCCAGCCAGGGGTGGGGAGCCGGAAGCCAGGCGCCGGGCACTGACAGAAGCCAATCAATACTGTTCCGGGATCAAAAAAGAAATTCTTGTTTCGGACATCGCTTCCAGCCAATCCATACACTCTTCGGGCGGCATCGTGCAGGTTATGTTTGCCTGCCTGAATCAAGGGGATAAAGCCTTGCAACGCCCCGAATACAAAAAAAATGCCAGCGGAATAACCAACCTCAAAAACTGACCTCTAAAAAATCCTGTCTGTTCCTCTACCATCCGCAGGTCATACACGGCCTTTCATTTCTGAACCATCAGCAGTCGGCTAACTGTTTTTAGTTCATGGTGTTCTCCGAATCATTTTGTTGAGAATAGGGCAAAAATACCAGCCAGATTACAGAATTCTGTGATTTGGGTTTTTGATTTTCGAAGAACCTGATTTATGATGTTCCTTCAGTCCTGTTTTTTAGCGTGGTTCGAATTTTGGAAGCCAATGCAATTGGTATCGGGATGATTTGTTGGTCAACAACGGATTGACTTCATCCATTTCCCCCTTTCCCATATCATGGGAAACTTTTTGAGAGGCAGGTAAACCATGAAAAAAGTATTGCTGCTAAGTTCTTTGTTGCTGTTTTTAATCGGTTCGGGTTGCTCCAGCAAGGCGGGAAACGTAGGTCTTGGAGCCGGAATCGGGGCCGTGGCTGGCGCTGGCGGCTATGAATACCACTTAAAGCGTCAAAAGGAAAAAGTCGCCGAGGAACTAAAAAACGGTACGATCGATCAAAAAGAGCACGACATCCGCATGGATCAAATCAAGCGGGATTCGCTTTTGCAATAAGAAACCTGGAAATTTCAAGTGGATTCCGGCCAGGGGGTTTGTTTTTGATTTCTGGAAGCGGATTTCAACCCCGGGCCAATCTTGTTTTCAGCCGATGAAAACCGGGCGCGTTCCTGAAACTTGGGAACCGTCCGGCTTTTTGTTCCCGCCTTCGAAAGCCCTCCGGCGGCTGGTTTTCTTCTGGACGACTCGTTTTTAAGTGAATTACCCCTTTATAATCAAAATCTTATTGAATTTTTGTGTGATTAGTGTGACCATAATAATATAGGAACAGCAAATGACCCGCGACTAATCATTCTCTGTTAGGAGACAGAAATTGGGTGAAATCGGCCATTTAGTACGCTCTCCGGTGATAAGTATCGGCACCGAATGCACCATTTCAGAGGCCATCCTGTTTTTCCACACTCAGAAGGTCGAGGCCTTGTTTGTTGAGGAATCCGGCCGGTACGTGGGTATGGTGATCAAATCCGAACTGATTCACCGGGTCAACGAGGTGGGGGTAGCCCCTGAGACGACATTGGTTGGAGAAGGGATGAACCGGCCGATACCCTGCCTGGATTGCAATATCTCGGTCCAGGAGGCGAACGATTTCATGAGTGTCCATCACCTCGGGTATGTCGCTGTCACCGAAGACCGCCAGATCATCGGAATTCTATCCCATCAGGATTTAAAGGCCGGTTCCAACAATAGCTGAAACCCGTCTCACAATCTCTTAAAGACGCAACCTTCCCCAGCCGGGACTTTAGAAAAAAGCCTTCCTCCTTCTCAAATATAGCCAAAACTTCGTATCGATTCCTCGGCAATACCCGGTTTTTCAATATTTTTTAACCTGCACGCCAATCCTGCCGTCAATTCGCAGGTGTTTTACACGATTGTAACTCCGGATTAACCCTCCCGTAATACCAGATTTCTATACTTCCAACATCAACCCATTAATTTCGACACCATTCTCACCGGAAGGATAGAAATGATCATTCAATCGATAAGCCGAAAGTTTGTTTTCTTTTTGATTTGCTTGTTGTCTGGTTTGCTTTTTGGGGCCTCTCCGGTTCTCGGGTATGGAAATATTGTCGATGCGCACGGTTGCCCGTCAAAACAACGGTTGTCTTGTCAGGATGCGGAACCTGGCGAATTGCTTCCGGTCCGCTCGGCGAGTCTGGAAAAAAACATCGATGCTCCCGAAGCGGAACTTCCCGCAGAAGCCGTTCGCTTGAAAAATATGGCTGAGGTGTATGAAGGGAATGGAGAGTTCCTGAAAGCGGAAACTTTGTACCTGCAGTCGCTTGAAGTGATCAATCAAACTCTGGGTATGAATCACCCCATCGGCGCCTTTGCCCTGATCAATCTTGCGGATTTATACATACAGACAGAGGACTATCTCAAAGCGGAGCCATTGTACCTGCAGTCGTTGGAAGTGATCACCAAATCGCTGGGTCCGGATCACTTTTTTGCCGCTCTTGCTCTCAACAACATCGGCGGAATGTATAAAAATATGGGAGAGTACTCTAAAGCGGAAATGATGTATTTACGTTCCCTGAACATTCATGAAAAATCGCTGGGAAACTCCCACCCGAATGTTGCCATTCCCTTGAACAACCTGGCGGAACTGTATCGTTTGATGGGAGATGAAGGAAAGGCTGAGCCCTACTACCTTCGAGCCAGGAAAATCTTCAAAGACGCGATGGAAAATGATCTGGTGGAGTGAACCGGAAAGAGTTTTTAGATCTTTCTAATCGAGAGCGAGGGAACAGATTGTCGCGCTGCCCCCCCGGCCTCCGTTCTGGAACAATTTTTCTGATCATGTCGTCCGGTAAATGTATTTGACGCTCTCTACGGCAGGATAGTCGTTACGGAGTTTATCGAGGATAAGAGTCAAGGCGATAGATTGTTCATCCGTCATGCCGTCCCTTTCCGCGGCGACACATATCCCAACGCTGACCTCATCGAATTCTGAGTTATAGGAACCCACCTGGCTTTGATGCCTTCCCATCAAGAGCGTTCCATCCCCTTCAATGATGTAATGAAACCCGATCTCTAAGATACCTTCCCGCAAGGCGTCTTTTTTTATTTGGTGGTAGTCGGTTTCGCGATTTCCGGTAAAATGAACCAAAACCGTTTTGGTTGCTTTCCTAAGTTTTTGTTCGTTTTTCATTGTTGGAGCCTGTGCATGCGCGCAGAGGTAAAAAGATTTGTTGAGGTGTCATTTTACTCGAAAAAAGTTTAGTGTAGAAGCAATCGGAAAAAAAGATGGAAATATGCGGGTTAAATAGAAAAATTTGACAGGTTCGGCTCCCTGAAATAAATTGAAATCAATCGAAGTTACAAATGAAAGGCAGTCTTGATGATTGGGAAAATTTGTGAGGGCGGGTACAAAAGCACATGCGCGGTTCTTACCTTACTTTTGGTTTCATGCGCCACGGTAACGACGCCACCCATCGACGATGCGGCCAAGGTGGGAGACCTGACCAAGGTGAACCAGTTAATCCAGCAGGGAAACGACGTCAATGCAGAGACAGCGGACGGCAGTACAGCCCTCCATTCTTCCTCTGAGAAAGGCTATTTGGAGGTGGCCGAATCCCTCCTGGCCAATGGCGCCAGAGTCAATGCCAGAAATCGAAAAGGCGTCACACCGTTATACCTCGCGGCGTTGAATGGGCACAGCGACCTTGCCGGGTTCTTGTTGTCCAAGGGCGCCGACATCAATACAAAAAATCTCTCAGGCGACACACCCTTGCACGTTGCCAGCCGCAATGGAAAGATGGATGTCGTCCGGCTCCTGGTCTTCAAGGGAGCGGATGTCAATCTTCTGAATAAGGACGGAGTGGCCCCGCTGCACTTTGCCGCCGGGCAAGGACGCATGGCAGTCGTTAAGTTTCTTTTAAGCCAGGGGGCGAAGTTGGATGCTCTGGACAAAAATAAAAAACAACCGCTTCATTGGGCTTCCTGGAAGGGACATGCCGAAGTGGTCGACGTATTTTTACAAAAAGGGGCGAAGGTGGATGCGCCGGATAAATACGGTCTGACGCCGTTGAACCTGGCGGTACTTAACAACCACCTGGAAGTCGCAAAAGTGGTCGTCGCCAATGGGGCGAAGGTCAACCCCAAAGGAAGCGTTCCTTTGTTTTCAGCCGCTCGCAAGGGGTATTTCCCGATCGCAAAATTATTGGTCGAAAATGGCGCCAAGGTGAATGCCCGGGAAAAGGAAGGACCCACGCCCCTGCATTTTGCCGCCGAGGGGGGCCACCTGAAGGTGGTGAAACTCTTGTTGGACCATCGCGCCGAAGTCAATGCCAAAGACCTGGTGGATAACACACCGCTGCACAGCGCCGCCTCCGGAGGGCACACAGAAGTGATGGAGGTTCTCATTGCCAAAGGCGCGGATATCGGTGCGAAGGAAAAGGATGGGACAACCACCCTGCATCTGGCGGCCAAGGGAGGCCACAAAGCGGCCGTCAAGTTTTTGGTCGCTAAAAAAGTGAGTATCGAAGAGAAAGATCAGAAGGGCTTAACCCCTCTGCACCGGGCCGCCCAAAACGGACGGGAAGGGGTGGTCGAGATATTGCTCGATGAAGGCGCCGCCATTGAATCAAAGGACAACGAAGGCTCCACGCCGCTCCACTTGGCAGCTGAGTGGGGCAGAAAATCGACGACGGAGCTTTTAATTAAAAAAGGCGCCAACTTGCAGGTAAAAAATAAAGCAGGAAAAACACCTGCCAATTTAGCCGCAAAAATGAACCACAAGAAGGTTGCGGAGTTGCTGGATTGGTACGCGAATAAAAAATAAAAGCAGCTTTTCGTTTCCTTACACCTCTTTTTCCGACCATCATGGAAAAATAACGAGTCTTTAGAATTTGTTACGCGTTAAGGCGCTCGTTTATGAAAAATTAGAAATTTGACAGGCACTCCTCTTCGATCTTTTTGCTGCCGATCAAGTCGCATTTAGTTTTATTGGAATCCACTAATGCGAGACACAGGTTTTGCAGGTCCCTTTTTTTAATCAGAGAACAGTAATACCAGCTGTGGTCCTTGTTGGTGAACCGGTTCACATCCTTTTTGCCGTGAGACGGGTCGCCAGTGGCGCGACAGAGGTTTTGTCGGTCGACATCGGCGATTTTGTCGCATTCAGGATACTCCAGAGTTTTCTCCTCAGCCCATGCTTGGGAAACTGAGAATAGGACCAAAAAGGACGCAATCAGTCCGATCGTTTTAAGGTGCCTCATTTTCCGCTCCTTTCCTAAGATGATGATTTTCCGCGAGGGTTCGTTTAACGGTTTCTTAGAGAATCTTTCAGGGCGGGAGTTTTTGCAAGGAAAAAATACCACTTCAATGTTTAAGCATCGATAGTTCAATGTATTATAGGTTGGTTCGGGAAGGCGAAAGATGCCCGGTTTCAACCCGGCGGGCGCCGGGTGGTACCGCTCAGGGGTTTTAATTCCTGATAAATGTGATGCATCTCACTTTAATTTCGTTCCAGTTATTGTAATCTTTTAAAGGTGATGAAAGGAGAAAGGGAAGGAGCGCTTTCCTGGAGTTGGAAACGGTGCACAGCAAGATGGATTTTCACATTATTGCAGAGTCATAGACACGAATAAAAATTTCGGCATTTTCGGAAATTGATTTTGTCCCATGGTGTCAGTTATTTCCGATATAAAAAAATGAGAATTTCATGAAAGCAATTTTCTTTTTCACGCTAACGGTTTTCTTTTGTTTTTTGGCAGCCATCCGGGTGCCGCAGGCGATGGCTTCCGAAGCGAGAGCCGTCAACATTCTTGAAGAAAAAAATATAGAGCAAAAAATCAAGGCGCTGAGTGATGAGTGGCAAAAGCAGTTTGTCGAGGCGGTCAACGACTTTTTGGAGCAGGAGTTGAATCGGTTGCAGGACAAAGAGACCGAACCCGGGGAAAGCCTCAGCCGTCAAATTACAAAATACGAAGAGGAAATAAAACGCGGAGCCGGCAATGTCGATGCCTATGTTTCCCTGGGAAAATTATATGATCAAAAAGGGGATGGAGCCAATGCCATCATTTATACGAAAAAAGCTGAGGAAATCTTTGTGAAAAATGAAGATATAAAAGGTGTCGCTGAGGCCAGAAGGAAGTTGCGTATTTATTTTGAGAAATATGACTACAAGCCGGAAGATTTTGAATTGGCCAAATAACCAGAGCTCAGGGTTCGGGCTCCAAAAAACATTGAGGTTAAAAATGAAAAAAATGCTTTACCTGTTGTTTGTTTCGTTAATGGTTTCCCTGCTTGGGGGAAATGTCGCAGTGGCCGAAGAGAAGAACGGTGCGGAGGAAAAACTTGAGGTCTTAAACAGACAAATATCTTTTTTTAATGAAAGGTTGGAGACGGAGCCGGACAATCCAAATTGGCATTTTCAGTTGGGAACAAAATATTATGAGTTGGGGCGCTTTTATGAAGAGAGAGCCGATCGTATTTTTTTATCCGGTGAGAATAAATCCGATATCAATAAAGCCCGCAGGTTATACGAGAGTTCCGTTGAGCACTTGGAGCATTCTTTGAGAATCCAGCCCGACAACGCCGGTGCGCATTTCAATCTCAGCCTCACACATTTTGTGGATGGGGACGCAGAAAACGCGATTGTTCATATGAGAAAATCGGAACAGCTTTTTATGGCCTATCAGGATAAGAGAGGGGTGGCAAAAGCAAGAAAAGCGTTACGGGAATGGTTTGACCGTTATGGCTATCGCCCTGAGGATTTCCCACCGCGAAATTGAGTGTTTTCTTTCCCTGGCGTTCTGAATAAATAACTGAGCAGGATTTTATGGCACTGGGACTGGCGCTGACTGGATTGGCAAAAAAGAAGGAGGGTGAAAAACTGTGGACTCTCGACACCGTTTCCTGGTGGGACGAGTTGGAGTTGATCAAAGACCCCCGGTTTGAAAAACTCGATCTTGGGCCGGATAAAATGGTTTACGAAGCCGTGTTGGCAGTCAAAGCCATTCTGGAATTGCATGAAAAATACGGAAAAAAATTTCTTGAAGTGTTTGATAAAGATCCCATGACGAAGCCTTATTATATAAAACGAAAAAAAATGGTCGAGGATTTGGGAAACAAACTCAACGACCCAGAGCTTCACCTGGTAAGAGCCTGGGTGTTCGATTGGGATTATTAGAAAAGGATACCCGTTTCCCTCGACTGAAAAAGCCCTTATAAATTCCAGGGTTCCACAAAATCCCTGCCTTAACTTGCAATCCCGTACAGATTACAAAATCAGATTTCAAACCGCCTGCGGATTGACGTCAGGGTTTTTAACATTTAACTAACATATTATTAACAAAAGAATCTGGATCAACTTATTGAAATCAAGTGTGAAAACTTGTGATTGATAAATTTGAAAAATAATTGTATATATGGGCATCCCACAAACTGTTTTGAGTGAGACGCATGGAAAAAACATTGCCCATGATTTTTATCGCATTTCTGTGTTTCGCTGGAATTTCCTATGCGCAGAATGACTTGTCCACAGGGGAAGTGAATGCGGAAGGTGAAGTTATTGAGGTTGATGAACCGGGTGAATTGGATAAGATTGACCAGTTGGAGCAGAATGTCAGCAATATGCTCAAGTTATTGGAGGATTTGGAAAAAGGCGAAGGCTTGAAGGAAAAATTAAAAGCCGTTGATCGGAAGAAAAAAGAATTGCCCGACCCCATGGATCAATTCGTCAAACCGGAAAAGAAGCCTGACAAAACGGTCACATCATCGCAAAAAAGAAACTCCAGAAAAAGTAAAGGGAAACAAAACATTGAAACCTCTAATGAGGTCGTCAAACTTCCTCCAGAAGGTCCCGGCAGTCATTTTCGTCTGGCGTTGGATTTTTGGCGTGCCCGAAAACTGGATAAAGCGATCCAGCATTTTAAAGAAGTGGTTCGGAGGGATCATGAAAACGCCCATGCTTATTGGAACCTTGGACTGATTTATGAAGAAAAAAAGGACCATCTGCAGGCTATGGAAAACATAAAAAAAGCCGAAACCATTTACTTGAAATATGATTATACCTTGTACGCCCAGCAAGCCAGAAAGCGACTTGAAAAGTTGTCCAGGGAAAAAAATGCTCCATCAGAGAGCTCGCTTCTTTCAAATTAATGCCTAAACGGACCTGAGTCTGCCTTTGCAGCAGGATCCCCGCTCACCTTAAATTTTGCAAATTTTCGATCTTGCAACTCTGGTGATTGAGAACCGGATGCAGAGTAAAAAGAGGCGTGTTAAAGGGAACAAAGGCGGTGTCCACTCCAGGGCTCAATTGCAAATGTATGTTGACATAATTGAAGCTAAGCCCTTCCCGCCAAGCCCCCTGAGCCGATTGCACATAATTTTCCACCTTGTCGGAGGCGTGGCTTCGGGTCATCAGGCCGGACCCTCCTTGTAACCCGTATTCATAAAGATCCGGCGCTCCCTCAATCAAAAGGGAAACCACGGAAGCGTCGAACCAGACTTTGAAATGAGTGACGATTTGAAAAAAGGGACCGAGCGTTCCTGAACGCTCCATGACGGCAACTGGATAGACGAACCCGGGGGGAACCTCCGCTGAAGTTTCCATCATTGGATTTTTAAATTCCCGTTCCTTGACTTCCGACGCGGATACAAATAAAAGATGGGGATCGTCCATGGAGATATCCAAAACCTGCCCGTCCTGATGGCTGATCAGCTTTCCCATTTCATAAGCCAGGGGAAACGAATAGCCTTTTTTTGCATAAAAAATTCGGATGATGGCGTCCAGGGCGTTATCCGGCTTGCGGCTAATTTTTAGGTCAAACGGCAGCATCAGATGAAACGCATTGGTCCTGGAGTTCATGAAGGGGGCACAGGCGCCTTCAAATTCTTTTTGCACTGCGGGGTTGCCCGGTTCAAATTTTCGCGGTGAACCGGAAAAATGTTGGGCGTTTTTTGCTTTCCGGGTCATGCCGAACTTCTCCTGGTAATAGGTCGTCGCCCGTTTTTGAGCGATGTCCAGGAAGTATTCGGGAACGTCCGTTTCCACGATCAGGCGTTGTTTGGCCAACTCCGGTGGGGAAGACCTTTTTCCCGGAGAAGGGCGCATGGCCTTGCCGTATATCTCCAATTCCGCCTGGGTCTTTTGTATGTCTTGATCCAGATGTCGGTCCAATTCAGAATTGAAATAATCAGATCTGCAGAAAACCTGTTTGGCTTTTAGTAATAACTCGAGCTTTTGGTGATAGCGCTTGGGTTCCGGGGCCAACGCCTGAATGGTTGCCATATAAAGGCTGAACTGTTCATCGGGAGACAGGCCGATGGCATCCAGATCCTGCTCTTTGATAAAATTGAGTGCCAGGGGGCCGAAAGCCTCCTCGCGGCGAATGTTCAGAGTCAAAAGATAATTGAGATGGGCGCGGCCTTCCTTTAAATCCATTGTTGCCGGGTACTTTTTCAGGTTAAAAATGGCACAATATACCGCAATATCCCAGGCGGATAAATAGTTTTCTTACACAAGGTAGGATATTTCCTATATCTAGAATTGACCGCTATTTATCGACAGAGGGATAATTAATTTCAGGTTAAAATGAGGGTGTCCTGATGATGAAGGTCCCTTCTATTCGGTTGGCTGACGGTGTCCCAGGGTTCCCTGCCGACGCAATAACAATTTGCAAGGAAAATCATGTCTCCGGTTATTCAGATTGCAGGTCAAAGGGTCGAGCCTGCACGGGTTTTTTGCGTCGGCAAAAATTACCGCAAACACATTCAGGAGCTTGACAGTGAAGTTCCGGATCAGCCGGTCATTTTTATGAAACCGGTTTCCAGCCTTGTTGCGCCGCAAGAAAAAATACGCCTTCCCACGCACGGCGCCTGCCTGCATCATGAGGTCGAGCTGGTGGTACTGGTCGGACGGGTCGGGAAAAATATCAGCGAATCCGATGCCCCAACCCACATTGCCGGACTCTCCGTGGGCGTCGATCTCACCTTGAGAGATGTGCAATCGTCCTTAAAGAAAAAAGGTCTGCCCTGGGAGATGGCCAAAGCCTTCGATCAGAGCGCGCCTTTAGGGTCGTTCGTTCCACTCGATGATTCGATGGATCTAAATAACATTTCTTTTTTCTGTGAAGTCAACGGAGTGCGTCGTCAGCAGGGAAATTCGGGGCAGATGATTTATTCCATTTCAAATATCATTCAATTTTTAAGTGGTATCTGGGAATTACTTCCGGGGGATTTGATTTATACAGGCACACCGTCAGGGGTCGGCCCCGTTGGTTCAGGGGATACCTTGAGGATTGCTGGCGAAGGAATGGGAGACTTCAGTTGGGAATTTTTATAAATTCCCAACTGAAGTTTTATAAAATTTAAAGGGAAGTGGTGATCACTTGAATCTCCTGTTTCAGATAGCTTCTTAAGATATTTTCAATGGCGCGAAGCGTCCCCGTCGCAGAGCTTGGGCAACTGCCGCACGCCCCTTGATAACGAATCTTGAGTGTGTTGTCTTCAAAATCCAGAACCGTGACCCCCCCGCCGTCGTTGGCCAACGCCGGTCGTACCGTTTCATCAAATAGAGCGTCGATAATTTCCGCTTTTTCCGGATCGGACAGATTAGGGAAATCGATCTTGTCCAGGTTTTCCAAAATGGAGGATTCGTCCTTTTCCACCGTTTTAGGATCCTGCCCGTCATAAAAGGTCAAGTATTCTTCAATGATATCTTCTACGGCTTCAACGAGAACATCCAGATTATGCGAGGGCAGAAAGGAGACCGTGACAAAATTTTCCGATAAATAAATGCTCTGCACGTTTCCGAGAGCAAACACCGCCCGGATAAAATTATCCCCTGGAGCGTCTTCTTCGGAAGTGATGGACTTGGCTCCCGCAGCGATGACCGGGGCGTTCATTATATATTTGAAGGCATTCGGATTGGGCGTCATTTCCGTGTCCAATACCTCAAAACTTTTCTCTAAATTTTCATTCATGACCATTCCTTTTAACGAGAGGGGTTTTTCATTGCCTAGTCTTGGATGGAATCAGCCGGGTTTCGGTTCAGGAAAAAAACTTCTCTCCTCTCAACGCTCTTGAACCATCGCCCTTGGTTTCCTTCCGCTACATATGTTGCGCCGCTTCGCAGAGGGGTTTGCTCAGCGTCGTTTCTTTCAACAGATCTCCAATAGAGGATTCTTGATACGCTTTTTCAATCATATGGATGGAATCGTTGAGCCGCTTATGAAGCGGGCATAAATTGTGGCCGTGTTGTTTGAGGCCCAGCGGACAACTGTCTATATGTTGAAGCGGGTCCACCGCGTTGATGACCTCCAAAAGCGACAATTCCCCTGCCGGTTTGCGAAGGGAAAACCCGCCGTGCAGTCCGCGGCGTGAGTGCACGATTTTGGCCCTGCCAAGGGCCTGTAGCACCTTAGAGAGGTAACTGCCGGGAACTTTAGTGATTTCGGCTATTCTCCCCGTGGTCAATGCGGTTTGCGGATAACTTGCCAGGCAAACCACCGATCGAAGCGCATATTCTGCTGTCTGGGATATCATTTTGTCATTTCTTCTTTAATTGGATATCAATATCTTGACATCCAATTATAACACAGCTATATTAAAAGTAAATAGGATAAAAAGGTCTAGTTATCCAATTATTGAGAATGGCTCATTATGTTGGGGAAAAGCCAATATCGAAAAAATTTTACAGGAGGCCGTCATGATCATGACAAATTTGGACATTCATTCCCGGATCAACGATTTCACCGCGGAGGACATGGCTCGGGCAAAAGTGTTGGAAGAGTTGGGAATCGACGCCTGTTGCGGTGGAAACAAATCCTTGGCCGAGGCCTGCGGCGAGAAAGGTCTCGACCCGGAGGTTGTCTTGAAAACACTGGTTCAGGTTAGGGAGCGAGCGGATTCCGAAAAGGAGGAGGAAGTCGATTGGTCGGAAGAAAATTTGACCGACCTTGTGACCCACATCGAAGAGACTCACCATGCTTATTTGAAGAAGGTTTTCCCGCAATTGTCCTCTCTGATTGAGAAGGTGGTGAAAGCGCATGGTGCGCGGCATACTGAACTGTCGGATTTAAAGAGAGTGTTTGCGCTTCTGAGGGCCGATCTGGAACAACACATGATGAAGGAGGAGCGAGTGCTGTTTCCCATGGTCCGCAAACTCGAATCCGGGGCGGGGTCCCAGGAATTTCATTGCGGTACGTTACAGGGCCCCATTGGCGTTATGCAGGCAGAGCACCAGAGGGCCGATGCCTTGCAGGATGAACTACGCAAAATCTCAAATAACTTCACCCCGCCTGAGGACGGATGCAAAACCTACCGTCTTTTGATGGAGGGGTTGGAAAATCTGGACGCCGACCTCAATGTTCATATTTATAAGGAAAACGAGGTCTTGTTTCCCCGCGTTCTCGATGCGGAAACTCATCTCCAATAATCCCTGAGAAGTAAGCCGTTTTTCATTGTGCAGATAGCACTGCTAGGACGGGACCAATAGAACCTGGGTATTTTAAGGAACGGCTCCTCAGTCAAACTCGCAACCGAATCCATGAAAATAAGTCAGGTTGGGGTCGTTGCATTGGCAGTTTAATGTCTCGAAATTGAAGAAAGCGTCTCCAATGCACACGGGCGCTACTATTGGGATAATATTAAC
This genomic interval carries:
- the ycgM gene encoding acylpyruvase; the protein is MSPVIQIAGQRVEPARVFCVGKNYRKHIQELDSEVPDQPVIFMKPVSSLVAPQEKIRLPTHGACLHHEVELVVLVGRVGKNISESDAPTHIAGLSVGVDLTLRDVQSSLKKKGLPWEMAKAFDQSAPLGSFVPLDDSMDLNNISFFCEVNGVRRQQGNSGQMIYSISNIIQFLSGIWELLPGDLIYTGTPSGVGPVGSGDTLRIAGEGMGDFSWEFL
- a CDS encoding iron-sulfur cluster repair di-iron protein — protein: MIMTNLDIHSRINDFTAEDMARAKVLEELGIDACCGGNKSLAEACGEKGLDPEVVLKTLVQVRERADSEKEEEVDWSEENLTDLVTHIEETHHAYLKKVFPQLSSLIEKVVKAHGARHTELSDLKRVFALLRADLEQHMMKEERVLFPMVRKLESGAGSQEFHCGTLQGPIGVMQAEHQRADALQDELRKISNNFTPPEDGCKTYRLLMEGLENLDADLNVHIYKENEVLFPRVLDAETHLQ
- a CDS encoding iron transporter — protein: MNENLEKSFEVLDTEMTPNPNAFKYIMNAPVIAAGAKSITSEEDAPGDNFIRAVFALGNVQSIYLSENFVTVSFLPSHNLDVLVEAVEDIIEEYLTFYDGQDPKTVEKDESSILENLDKIDFPNLSDPEKAEIIDALFDETVRPALANDGGGVTVLDFEDNTLKIRYQGACGSCPSSATGTLRAIENILRSYLKQEIQVITTSL
- a CDS encoding transcriptional regulator, whose product is MISQTAEYALRSVVCLASYPQTALTTGRIAEITKVPGSYLSKVLQALGRAKIVHSRRGLHGGFSLRKPAGELSLLEVINAVDPLQHIDSCPLGLKQHGHNLCPLHKRLNDSIHMIEKAYQESSIGDLLKETTLSKPLCEAAQHM